Proteins found in one Pelobates fuscus isolate aPelFus1 chromosome 10, aPelFus1.pri, whole genome shotgun sequence genomic segment:
- the NPS gene encoding neuropeptide S has translation MKDQPQLCSSPKLHLLLILWISTMHLCCYPVLSLTSSGKADYCLILLNTCLVEADRSEELAFLKPFLEKSFMKRSFRNGVGAGIKKNFFRRAKT, from the exons ATGAAGGATCAACCACAGCTATGCAg TTCACCAAAGCTACATTTACTTTTAATCCTCTGGATATCAACTATGCACCTCTGTTGCTATCCAGTACTATCACTGACC TCTTCTGGAAAAGCAGACTACTGTCTCATCTTACTGAACACATGTCTAGTTGAAGCAGACCGGAGTGAGGAGCTTGCATTCCTCAAGCCATTCTTGGAGAAATCCTTCATGAAGAGGTCTTTTCGAAACGGAGTAGgtgcaggaattaaaaaaaatttcttcAGAAGAGCAAAAACTTAG